The DNA region AagaaataaaacataaataaGAATTTTTGGGATTCGAAATGTGTTAAGATTTTGTTCGattatatataattatttttgtaaaaataaaACGCGACGCGTCTGAGATTTATAcaattttataataaaatatattatttataattGTATAGTATATTATTTATAATAGTTTACATTAGTTTTGAATTTACGATCCTTAACTTTTTAGGCTATAATAATGTTTAAAACCTGAAGAATCTTGATCTCGGTTTCTTGGCCACAATTTATATCTATGACTTTGGAGTTTGGATTATATTGTAATTGTAGTTTTTTAAGATACATATTGTGTTTTGATTTTTTGTCTATCtatttttatttggttttttaataaaaattataGTGATGTAATATAGATATTTTGATAATATTCtagaaagaaaaaagaaaggaGATATTTTGATAACATTATTCGTTGTGAGGCAAGTGTTCCTTTTAAGTGTCACATGACTACACACAAGCACATTTTCTTTCTATGCCTTTACTCTGTTTTCTCGTTGGTTTCCCTTTCTCTTTCTAAATCATTTATAACCAATCACAAAACCTTCAATTTGGCAACTAGCTCTCTCACACAAAACACACACACTCACAATCTCCCTCTTACCTTACCTCTTTCCTTCAACCATGCTTGCCTATATATATACCTCACCTTACTCTTCTCTCTCTTAAAACCAACTCTCTCCAATTCCCACTTTCCATCTCAAAACCTTTTTCCACTCTCTCCAACACTTTGATATGTTGTTTACTAGTGACCCCGTTTCCTCAACCCCTTCATCTTCCTACaacacatcatcatcatcatcagattGGGAGATACGGCTAGCAGCGAGTTGCCCCAAGAAGCGAGCTGGGAGGAAGATATTCAAGGAAACTCGCCACCCGGTTTATAGGGGCGTGAGGAAGAGGAACTTAGATAAATGGGTATGCGAAATGAGAGAGCCCAACAAAAAGACTAGAATTTGGCTAGGAACTTTCCCAACGGCCGAGATGGCCGCCCGAGCCCACGATGTTGCCGCGATGGCACTGAGAGGCCGCTACGCCTGTCTCAATTTCGCAGACTCGGTGTGGCGACTCCCTATTCCTGCAACCTCTGATACAAAAGATATACAAAAAGCCGCAACAGAAGCTGCCGAGGCTTTCAGACCAGACAAGATTTTAATGACTAAGGACGTGGATAACGCTGTACCGGTCATCCTTGTACCGGTCATCGCAACAGAGAAGTTGAATATGTTTTGTATAGAGGAGGAAGACGAAGTGATGAACATGAACATGCCAGAGTTATGGAGGAATATGGCTCTAATGTCCCCTACACATAGTTTTGGATACCATGAATATGAACATATTGATGTACAAGATTTTCAAGATGACGAGGTATCACTATGGAACTTTTAAATCtgatttatattttatttttggaTTGTAGAATAGAAAATGTCTATATTACACTACAACCTTTTTGATTAATACCATTTCTTTTGTTGCTTTTATG from Lathyrus oleraceus cultivar Zhongwan6 chromosome 1, CAAS_Psat_ZW6_1.0, whole genome shotgun sequence includes:
- the LOC127130278 gene encoding dehydration-responsive element-binding protein 1A, with product MLFTSDPVSSTPSSSYNTSSSSSDWEIRLAASCPKKRAGRKIFKETRHPVYRGVRKRNLDKWVCEMREPNKKTRIWLGTFPTAEMAARAHDVAAMALRGRYACLNFADSVWRLPIPATSDTKDIQKAATEAAEAFRPDKILMTKDVDNAVPVILVPVIATEKLNMFCIEEEDEVMNMNMPELWRNMALMSPTHSFGYHEYEHIDVQDFQDDEDFKKHCTMIWSVTAIGVHSSHFAVISRIMIGTDCELIVDLCFLFGKEKYKE